The segment TGCTGCCGGCGCAGCTCGGCGCATATGCGTTAACGGGCAATCTGACCGTGCTTCGCAGCCGGCAGCCTTAACAAGAAGGGGCTGTTTCCGCGTGAACTGACCCCCGTCAAGTAGACAGTACAAAAAAATAAAAATCGGTTAAGCGGCCTTGGTCCTGAATTCCATGGGACTGAGGCCGTTTAGTTTTGCCTGTAATCGCTCGTTATTGTAAAAACGGAT is part of the Paenibacillus thermoaerophilus genome and harbors:
- a CDS encoding IS3 family transposase produces the protein MRFYNNERLQAKLNGLSPMEFRTKAA